In Balaenoptera acutorostrata chromosome 3, mBalAcu1.1, whole genome shotgun sequence, the genomic stretch GGTCAACATGCTTTTCCATGGTCTGGAGGTGACCCCCAGAGCAGGACAGGGTGCTGTGTGCACAGGAAGCACAATGTATTGTCTGGGGAGGAAAGTGAGGACAAAAGTTCCTAGAACCCCAGTAATTTAGTAGAACTCCAGTGGCACAGACACATTTCTGTGGTCACAGCTGCTGTCCCAACTGCTTGTTTGGTACAAAGTTTCATGCTATAATTTAATGGTTCCCGTGTCTATTTCTCTCAGCAGACAGGCTGTGTCTCCTGTCTTGTATGCTTGTTTGACAGAGCGAAGATGATGTGTATGACCACGAGGGGGCCCTGCCCTTTGGGAGTATAAGGGCATGGTGTGCGCATGTGTAAACTGAGGCTGATAATGggaatgttttcaattttatcaGCCTTTGATTTTTGCTTTCGCCTTTTCTTCAcagtattatttctcttttaacaCTTTGTGGACTTGTGGGGATTTTTAAGTCTCCTAGTAGAGGAGAAAGATGGCAAATATATAGCACGTGTACTTATCACTTTGCACTCTCCCCACCCTCAAGCCCCTGCAACCCCCAACTCCCCGCAGGCATAAAGAATCAATCATCTGGTTTTACAGCTGAGCCCACATTCAGCTTCAGAATCCTTCTTAACATTACACTCTCGGTAGCTACACCAATTGAATGAGGAGCACCTGCAGTGAAACCTAAGAATCATCTCTGCTCCAGCAGAAAGAGTTCCCAGGGCTGGGAAAGGCTGGATTCTCGGCCTGGCAGGCTGTTTCTTCCCTACTCACTGTAGTGTCCACTGTGAGAGATAAGGACATGAGTTTGACCTGGAGTGGCTCTAAGACCGCAATTATGGAGAGTGGCAGCTCTAGGCTGCTTCAAAGAGCTCAGCTTCAAAGAGTGAAGTTGGTTGGATTTGGGGTGGAAACCATGGGGCAGGACAAGTGCCAGAGTGGGACTGTGGGACCTGAGAGGCCTCATTCCCCGTCTGGACGTAAGAGCCTCCCAAAGGAGGTGATGTTCGCTGAAAGGCAGGGTGGCCAGTGgcctgaaggaggaggaaggtCGGGGAGAACTGGTCAAGTTTATGTCTAGGGACACAGTGGAAAAGGACAGCGTTGCTCCACCTTCTGTCCCCACAAGCCACTTTGCTTCGTTTTGTCATATTCTAGAACCAATTGTACTTTTCcatagcaaatatttttccttacatctattcccttttaaaatgaaatatatttagcATTTTCCTAAAAGGGAAGGCACATAGCTTTTGATAGACTCGTGTAATTACAAGGAGCAAAGGAAGCCCTCTGAGCTTCTGACCATCTATCTCGTCCACCTCCCTGTGGCATCCTGGCCTCTCTCCGGCCTCCGTCCTCCCAGCCACAAGATAGAGAATCAGCGATTCTCCAACTGTGCTCCTTGGGTCCTGCAGGGATTCCTCAAACATTTcagttaaaaagttttaaaatgagtcaagttttactatttaaaaaactaatttcaattacatttttttctaacactcatcaaaaaaatataactatataaatGAGAGATGTTCACCACCTAAATGATCTCAGGCAGCGCTTTGGGAAGCCCTGGATGAAAGCATGGCaggaggagagggcagagccTCAGGCCTGGGGCCAAGCCCCCAGGGGGAGGCGGTGGGAGACCCCAGGGGCCGGGGCTTTGTTGGGGGAGGCGTGTGGCGTCCTTACCTTGTGGGTGAGCGAGTGTTGCTTGAGGTGGTGGATCTGGCTGAACTCCATGCCGCACTCGGTGCACACGAAGGGCCGCACGTTCTGGTGCTTGAGCATGTGGTTCTGCAGCTGGCTGCGGTAGTGGAAGGACTTGTCACACTCGAGGCACTGGtagagggtggggccctgatggGAGGCCAGGTGGCGCTTGAGCTGGGTCAGGGTGGAGAAGTCCAGGCCGCACTCGACGCAGACGTGGCAGCGGCCGCTCTCGTGCTTCACCTCGTGGGCCTTGAGCTCGCTGGGGTAGGCGAAGCCGCGGCCGCAGAAGTGGCAGCTATAGGGCTTGACCTCCGAGTGCAGCAGCATGTGGCGCTTGAGGTGGCTGGTCTGCGTGAAGGCCTTCTGGCACACCTGGCACTTGTGTGGCCGGGTGCCCTGGTGCGTCAGCAGGTGTGTCTGCAAGTGGCTGGGCTGCTTGAAGAGCTTGCTGCAGTGCGGGCACGAGTGCGGCTTGATGCCGTTGTGGCCCAGGATGTGCGTCACCAGGTTGTATTTGGATGTGTAGGACTTCTCGCACATGCGGCACTGCCAGCGCTTCTGACGGTCGCCCGCCTCCACCAGGTACGAGTCGTCGATCTGCACGTTGATGTCCAGCCGGTCCAGCTGGGCCTTCTTGTGGCGTTCCACCGTCGAGCCGGCTGCGTCGGCCTCAAACTCGCCTGCCTCCTGCCACACGAAGCCCTGTTCTGGCTTCACGGGCTCCGGGGACTCCATGGTGGGGGCCTCAGGGTCGCTCAGGGGGGCCAGGTGCGGCGGCTCGAAGCCACACTCCGTGGGCAGGGCCTCCGGCCCAGGCAGCGCCATGCTGGGCTCGGGGAAGCCGTCCCGGGCCGGGTCGGGGAAGTGGGGGTCGAAGGGGGCTACGTCCAGCTCTGGCCGCGGGGTTCGGGGCAGGTGCCGCAGTGTCCGGGGCTTGCGGCTGAAGACGCTGAGGTCGATCATCTTGACGGCGCTGCTCTGCACCAGGGCCTCGCAGCCGCCACTGGCCACCTCGGTGGGGGCCTCCGCTGGGCCCGCATCCTTGTCGTCGCCGGGCACGGACACCTCGTAgacctcctgctcctcctcctcctccaccttctcaAACTTGACCTTGGGCACCAGCCGCACGGGCGGCCGCGTCTTCCGCCGGGTGTGCTTCTCGAAGGCTGCCTCCACCTCCAGCACCTCCTCCTCTGCCGGCTCCTCCAGGGCCCGCCCGTTGCAGGCCAGCTGGTAGACATCGGAGCCCGGGGCCCGGGGCTCCCCCATGGCCGCCCCGGACAGCTCCGGCCCCAGGTCCGGGTAGAAGGCTTCGGCGCTTATGGTGGCTCCAAAGAGCTCATTTTCTGAGACCAGGCCCAGCACGGCGGCCTGAGCCAAGGACAGCACCACCACGGCATCCGTCTGTGTCCCTGAGTCCATGAAGCCCTCCATCCCGTGGCGGCTGGCTAGGAGGGCATCGCTGCAGGAGGAGAAGGGAACATTAGCACTGCCGCTCAATGTTGCGCAGACAGACAGCAGACAGACACACTCAGCAAGGGCTCAGCCAGTTTTGGGTGTGTCTGTCCCTGACACCTTTCTATTCCTGCCTTGGGAACAGGGCACCGTAATTACGGGGAGCAATGATAACCCTCTGTGTATCTGATCATCTCCATGTCCTCCATCTTCCGGTGGGATCCTGGGTAAGCCCTGCCCTCTTGCTgacctcagtcttcccatctgtgaaaCAGGGTGGTTGGATttcctcagtggttctcaaactatgTTCTGCATGTCCTTCaggagttcaaaaaaaaaaaaaaatcggatcCAAAATTGCAAAAAATAAAGATTCTGCTATTTAAAAAACCCATCTACTTAAATGTAATATATACCTCATTCCTACACATTCAGTAGGCCCACTGGCTTTGTTGCCAAGGTATAATTAATTTTGCACAGACCTTGAGACTGTACAGTGAGGTGTTAAACAACTGTCACCATTTGTAACGGCTTGGCCATGTGAATGTGGTCTttcggttttttaaaaaatatattgggcAAAAACAAggcaacacacaaaaataaattaggtGTCGAGGCCGATCTCAGACAGCAGCTACCTCCTGTCAGCCCTGATGCTAAATGACTGTGCCCATCACAACAGGTCACTGTTCTTGATTAGCTAAATGTTAGACATTTAAATACCTAAATTTATACCGAGTAAAATATAgcttgtggggacttccctggtggcgcagtggttaagaatccacctgccaatgcagggaacacgggttcgagccctggtccggaaagatcccacatgccgtggagcaactaagcctgtgcgccacaactactgagcctgcgctctagagcctgcgagccacaactactgaagcccgtgcacctggagcccgtgctccgcaacaagaaaagccaccacaatgagaagcccgcgcaccgcaacaaagagtagcccccgctcgccgcaactagagaaagcctgcgcacagcaacgaagacccaatgcagccaaaaaaaaaaaaaagagattagtgggtttaaaaaatatatatagcttGTGTCTGATTTGTACACTGGAATTCCATGTGAGATCTGATTTGAAAGAAGGGCTCCATGATGGCTACCAAGTTTGAGAAAACTGGCTGAAATGAATGCTAAAACTGGCTCCCAGGTTCACAGCTATGCTCTCTGATCCAACAGGTGTTTCTAAAAAAGCCGATGAGTCCACCTATCAGGGTCCAACCCCCGGTGCATCAGCTTCCTGCCTTCCTAGAGGCTCCAGGTGCACCAGTGCCCTCCGTGTAGCCCGGCCTTGGCACAGGGATTCTCCCACCCGGGTACCCTTTCCCCAACCCCGGTGAGCTGCCGGCTCCTCCCACCAGCGCCCCAGGCTTCCCTCAAATTCCCCCTGTTCCCGGGGCTTCCCAGCCCTCCCTGCCAGCCCGGATGTGGAAGGGCCTCCTCCCTGGCCTGGGATACTCATCAGATTGTACCCCGCCTCCGGCTCAGTGCCCGGCACAGCACATCAGAGGCACCCCataaggaaggggaaagaaagacagGACTGGGGTGGCTCCTGCCTGCCTCGCCGGCTCTTCTCCCAGGGCCAGGGTCAGGTGCATGGCCGGCGGCAGCCCTTCCTCAGGAAACCGGCTCCCGGCCTggtgtctccctccccccacaggcCAGAGGAGCTTCCCCTTCCTGAAGCcggctaaaaataaaataccccAGGGAGGAATTTAGCCTCCTTGAAACAGACACTAAAGATTAAACTATTAAGCTTAAACCAGGGCTCTCACGGAAGGGGTCAGATGGAAGGAAACCTCTGGGTCCACCTGGAACAGGCTGGGGGGCTAGCCCTGATTCAgagcccacctcccaccccctgctGGAAAGAGCACCCAACTTGAGCTTGGcctcaagtcccagctctgtcgCGTACAAGTGACTAAGCAAAGTCACTTCAAAGTCActtctgcatctcagtttccCCGTCCAAAAATGGGGATGGAAACACCTACCCATGGGAGGGTAGTGAGAGCCCAGAGGTCAGAAGGTAGATGAAGGGGGTTAGTTAATTATAAAGCCCTCACCAAATGTAAAGAGTCACTATTATTTATCTGCCCAGATCTCTGGAAGCAGCCTTTTCTGATGAAAACCACAGAGCTAAGAGACTTCTCCATTCTGGGGCCCGAAATTCGAGCAAAGGTTTGGGTGATTCTGCGACAGCCTCTAGAGACTAAGAACTCATTCATTGATTAGTGcagcaaatatttgctaaatCCCTGCTATGGGTCAGGCCCTGTGCTTGGAGATGAAAGGGAGATGAGGACACCCCTGGGGTGTCCAAAGATGACCGCTGTGCCCACCGCAGCCCCTGTGGGGGAGCATCTCTGCCTTGGATGGCAGTGGCCCATCTGTCACAGCGCCCAGCAGCACCCAGCAGCGGCCCTCGTGTCTGCTGTGGGTTTGAGAAAACAAGCAGCTCAGCACTTTGTCTAGACTTCCTCAAAGGCAGGGCCAGCGGAGGGGAGGGACTGACCCTCAACAGCGGAGCCTGTGCTAGGACTTGGCCCTGGATTCTAAGTTCAAATCTGGACTATATCCTTTTCTAGCTCAGGTATATCCTGTCacatcctgagcctcagtttcctcatctctgcgGAGGGGGATATGGTGCCTGAGTCCTGGGGTGCTGAGGAGATGAGATGAGGGATGCCAGTGGAAATGTTAGTTCCCTCACCTGTGCTTTTCTTCTGGCCCCAGTCCCTGGCACCACCCCTCTTCTGGCAGCTGAAGGGAACGGGAGCAAAGAAACCCATAACATCACTCTACTGGCAGATGAGTCGGCGAAAAAGTCAGCCAGTGTCTGTGGGAGCTGGAGCTGTGGTCTGCTGTGGTCCCCTACACAGAGCGTGATCATGTAACATTCCATCCCTGTTAGGAGGGACCGTCTAAGAGCGAAAGGGCCACTCCTAAGGCTCACACCAGGATGCCAGGGGCAAGCCGAACCTGCCCTTGGCCACCACGCGTCCCCCTCCTGCAGGGACAGGTGGGAGGTTTTACTTCGGGGCTGAggactggagcctgtgcccggGTGTAAATGGGGACCTGCCCACAGTCCTTGCTCTCAAGGGGTTCGAGCCCACGTGCGGGGACGCAGAGGTGCCAACAACTAACCACAAAGGTGGTGACTGAGAGCTCACCAGGTCCCAGAAAAGCCATTTAATCCTAAGAACAACCCCATGGGGGCGGCGTGGGGGTGGAGGTAGTGAGCGCCACACTCCACAGCCCAGGAATCTGGGGCATAAGTATCAACAGCAAGCTCAAGAGAGCCCTGGCagtgagggcagagctgggtcagCACCTGGGCCCCGCCGCCCGTCCCCATCCAGGCTCCGCTGCATCGTCTGTGCAACCTGGGAGGTCACATCATGGCTCTGAGCCCAGCCTCCTCAGCTCCCACGTGCTGCCCTGCCCCCCTCAGGCTCCCAGGGGCCAGCAGCAAAGCACGGGCAGGCCCTGGGCGAACCGCAACGTGAAGCCTCAGACCTGTCCCTGTCTGGCTGGTCCAAGGCTCCGGCCGGACTGGGGAACCGGGGTCCCCCTCGAGAGCAGCCACAGCCCTTCCTTGGGTCTCCGCTCAGAAAGCACTTTTTCCTGGGAGCCTCCATCAACCCATCTGCCCATCTGGCGCGTCAGGCCCCTGCTTTCTTTTACTGGATGGATACTTGCCTGACCAGACACATATCACCCTGTAAATACATGTTTAAGGGGCTTATGGGGCTCAGGGTTCACTGGGGCAGCCAggcaggctgtgtgtgtgtgtgctcatgtgTGTAGGAGGGGCTCTGTTTGTTGCGACAGATGAAAGAGGACAGAAGGAAGAACGAAGACAGA encodes the following:
- the ZNF710 gene encoding zinc finger protein 710 isoform X3; this translates as MEGFMDSGTQTDAVVVLSLAQAAVLGLVSENELFGATISAEAFYPDLGPELSGAAMGEPRAPGSDVYQLACNGRALEEPAEEEVLEVEAAFEKHTRRKTRPPVRLVPKVKFEKVEEEEEQEVYEVSVPGDDKDAGPAEAPTEVASGGCEALVQSSAVKMIDLSVFSRKPRTLRHLPRTPRPELDVAPFDPHFPDPARDGFPEPSMALPGPEALPTECGFEPPHLAPLSDPEAPTMESPEPVKPEQGFVWQEAGEFEADAAGSTVERHKKAQLDRLDINVQIDDSYLVEAGDRQKRWQCRMCEKSYTSKYNLVTHILGHNGIKPHSCPHCSKLFKQPSHLQTHLLTHQGTRPHKCQVCQKAFTQTSHLKRHMLLHSEVKPYSCHFCGRGFAYPSELKAHEVKHESGRCHVCVECGLDFSTLTQLKRHLASHQGPTLYQCLECDKSFHYRSQLQNHMLKHQNVRPFVCTECGMEFSQIHHLKQHSLTHKGVKEFKCEVCGREFTLQANMKRHMLIHTSVRPYQCHICFKTFVQKQTLKTHMIVHSPVKPFKCKVCGKSFNRMYNLLGHMHLHAGSKPFKCPYCSSKFNLKGNLSRHMKVKHGVMDIGLDSQGGWATRSGQSRSGTVMAHAGASCPMRGVGRLARPETSLGWAQVWRGSTLEGHHGDNDGIFVYSSEDLRGLT
- the ZNF710 gene encoding zinc finger protein 710 isoform X1 yields the protein MPMEADAVSCSGSRGSLFSSERIPGDALLASRHGMEGFMDSGTQTDAVVVLSLAQAAVLGLVSENELFGATISAEAFYPDLGPELSGAAMGEPRAPGSDVYQLACNGRALEEPAEEEVLEVEAAFEKHTRRKTRPPVRLVPKVKFEKVEEEEEQEVYEVSVPGDDKDAGPAEAPTEVASGGCEALVQSSAVKMIDLSVFSRKPRTLRHLPRTPRPELDVAPFDPHFPDPARDGFPEPSMALPGPEALPTECGFEPPHLAPLSDPEAPTMESPEPVKPEQGFVWQEAGEFEADAAGSTVERHKKAQLDRLDINVQIDDSYLVEAGDRQKRWQCRMCEKSYTSKYNLVTHILGHNGIKPHSCPHCSKLFKQPSHLQTHLLTHQGTRPHKCQVCQKAFTQTSHLKRHMLLHSEVKPYSCHFCGRGFAYPSELKAHEVKHESGRCHVCVECGLDFSTLTQLKRHLASHQGPTLYQCLECDKSFHYRSQLQNHMLKHQNVRPFVCTECGMEFSQIHHLKQHSLTHKGVKEFKCEVCGREFTLQANMKRHMLIHTSVRPYQCHICFKTFVQKQTLKTHMIVHSPVKPFKCKVCGKSFNRMYNLLGHMHLHAGSKPFKCPYCSSKFNLKGNLSRHMKVKHGVMDIGLDSQGGWATRSGQSRSGTVMAHAGASCPMRGVGRLARPETSLGWAQVWRGSTLEGHHGDNDGIFVYSSEDLRGLT
- the ZNF710 gene encoding zinc finger protein 710 isoform X2; protein product: MPMEADAVSCSGSRGSLFSSERIPGDALLASRHGMEGFMDSGTQTDAVVVLSLAQAAVLGLVSENELFGATISAEAFYPDLGPELSGAAMGEPRAPGSDVYQLACNGRALEEPAEEEVLEVEAAFEKHTRRKTRPPVRLVPKVKFEKVEEEEEQEVYEVSVPGDDKDAGPAEAPTEVASGGCEALVQSSAVKMIDLSVFSRKPRTLRHLPRTPRPELDVAPFDPHFPDPARDGFPEPSMALPGPEALPTECGFEPPHLAPLSDPEAPTMESPEPVKPEQGFVWQEAGEFEADAAGSTVERHKKAQLDRLDINVQIDDSYLVEAGDRQKRWQCRMCEKSYTSKYNLVTHILGHNGIKPHSCPHCSKLFKQPSHLQTHLLTHQGTRPHKCQVCQKAFTQTSHLKRHMLLHSEVKPYSCHFCGRGFAYPSELKAHEVKHESGRCHVCVECGLDFSTLTQLKRHLASHQGPTLYQCLECDKSFHYRSQLQNHMLKHQNVRPFVCTECGMEFSQIHHLKQHSLTHKGVKEFKCEVCGREFTLQANMKRHMLIHTSVRPYQCHICFKTFVQKQTLKTHMIVHSPVKPFKCKVCGKSFNRMYNLLGHMHLHAGSKPFKCPYCSSKFNLKGNLSRHMKVKHGVMDIGLDSQDPMMELTGTDPSELDSQQEIEDFEENAYAYAGVDSSAEASVLTEQAMKEMAYYNVL